In the Pedobacter cryoconitis genome, TCTTATGAAGGAAGCCCGTATTCCAAAATAGATAGTGCCACAAATTACTCCGAAACTTATGATTATAGTATTCATGAAAACTATCCTGACCATGCTCCCTTAATCGCAAGTTTCACTTTTGATCCTGCAAAGAAACAGCTATTTGAATATAATGTAGCACAAGATTCTTTAATGCCTGCTGCGTTCGATAAAACACTTTTAGTGGATTTAGCTAGAGCCTGCGAGTAAAAAATCAATCAGAAAACATTACTTATCATAGGTTAACGGGAAGTTTTAGTTTCCCGCTTAACTTTGTATCAGATTAAAACAAGGGAATTATGGAATTAGGTATTAGTATGTTCGGGGATTTACGTGTTGATCCAATAACAAATAAATTTCAACCTGCCCAGCAAAGACTGGGCGAGATTATTGAAGAGATCAAATTAATGGACGAACTGGGAATGGATTATTTCGGTATCGGAGAACATCACCGTCCGGATTTTGCAGTTTCAAGTCCTGAAATTTTACTGGCAGCAGCGGCTGTGGTAACCAAAAATATCAAACTAGGCAGTGCAGTAAGTGTATTAAGTTCTGCTGATCCGGTCAAGTTGTACCAAAATTTTGCGATGGTTGATTTATTATCAAATGGCCGTGCTGAATTAATGGCTGGTCGCGGAAGTTTCATTGAATCGTTCCCTTTATTTGGAAATAACCTGAAGGATTACAATGAATTGTTTACAGAGAAGTTAGACTTATTGTTAAAAATAAATAAAGAAGAAAGTATTACCTGGAAAGGAAGGTTCAGACCAGAACTGGTTAAGCAACAGGTATTGCCAAGAGCAGTAGATAACAATTTACCAATCTGGATCGCTGTAGGTGGTACTCCGGAGTCTGTGATCAGAGCTGGTCAACTGGGGTTGCCTTTAATGATCGCTATTATTGGTGGATCTCCTAGCCAGTTTAAACCTTTATTTAACTTATACAGGGAAGAATACCAAAAGGCTGGTCATGATATGGCTAAATTCCAGGTAGGTATACATGCACATGCATTCTTTGGGGATGACGGGGATGAGGTAGCTGCTAACTATTATCCATTGTATGCCGCACAAATGGACAGAATAGGGAAATCACGCGGATGGTCGCCATATACTAAATACCAGTTTGATTATGGCAGACAAAGAGAGGGAGCATTATTTGTAGGCGATGCTGAAGCAGCAATTGACAAGATTTTATATGCACAGGAGATGTTTGGTCTGACACGATTTGCAGCACATATGGATGTTGGTGCGCCTGCACACAAAGATATGATGAAGTCTATCGAAATTTTCGGAACCAAGATCGCTCCGAAAGTTCGTGAAGCATTGAAAAAATAAGCAGGCATTGTGAAGACCTTAAACGGTCTTCACATCTGTTTCACTATATTCTTTGATATCTGTAATATATCCATTCAGGATCAGGAAGTCAAAGAGTGGTTTTGCTTCTGGCGTCACCGGCATATTTACAGTCGTAATTACTTTATTTGATTTTTTATCCAGGAAAGGATAAGCAAACAGTTTCACATTTTTGGTAAACATATCACTTACATAACTCAATAGCATACTGGAATAGTTCTCTCCAAAATTTGAAGAATTGAATACAAACTTCAGGTTATTGATATTCGTTGAAATACCTACGCTTTTTGGTTTACATCTGTCCAGATATTTGGCCAGTTTGTTATGCCTTGCAAAATTGGAAACGATCACGAGATTACCCGTTTTACAAAGCTCTTCAGCCCTTAGTGCTACTGCTTCCAGGTCAATATTCTCAGGAATTTCTTCATCGGCTGTTAAAACATTCGACAACAAGACCTCAATTAAAACACTCAGATTATCTTTTTTCACATCTTCTGTTCTTTTAAACTGATCTACAGCTTTATTGAACATACTAAAGTTAGGCAATGATTTCTGCGCATATTTTGTCCGCAAAATCATAATATCTTTTTTATACAAAAGATCTTTAGGCAAACATGGG is a window encoding:
- a CDS encoding LLM class flavin-dependent oxidoreductase translates to MELGISMFGDLRVDPITNKFQPAQQRLGEIIEEIKLMDELGMDYFGIGEHHRPDFAVSSPEILLAAAAVVTKNIKLGSAVSVLSSADPVKLYQNFAMVDLLSNGRAELMAGRGSFIESFPLFGNNLKDYNELFTEKLDLLLKINKEESITWKGRFRPELVKQQVLPRAVDNNLPIWIAVGGTPESVIRAGQLGLPLMIAIIGGSPSQFKPLFNLYREEYQKAGHDMAKFQVGIHAHAFFGDDGDEVAANYYPLYAAQMDRIGKSRGWSPYTKYQFDYGRQREGALFVGDAEAAIDKILYAQEMFGLTRFAAHMDVGAPAHKDMMKSIEIFGTKIAPKVREALKK